The proteins below are encoded in one region of Cellvibrio zantedeschiae:
- a CDS encoding autotransporter assembly complex protein TamA, giving the protein MIRLFPQLLLRFFLAPGFVIFCLPVLAAPSPQIHIDGGSGELRDNIRQYLTIAEESCAAPDWRLKSLLLEGEDEIKKAAQALGYYQLTFSTDLKQTNDCWQLDIQLTPGEQVKITEFTLNIRDDGAQGDVFKELYDKPDMRIGDSLHHGRYENFKNRITTLATSHGYFDGHFDVARVTVNAAENTAYVELIYSTGTRYRIGEIHITHNILSKDFLEGFLNVHEGEYYDTDKLLELKSYYNSSNYFSVATASPDLQNLHDHKVDINIQLEERKRFAYSIGAGLSTDTGPRVLLGFENRYVNKAGHSLKADLSASNIKNTAQVAYTIPLANPSYEFLKVYAGYDKEVTDDTYSNKNTYGVSYTNYERNKWLHTYAVNVENEDFVLAGKEKYTHLLIPSVTFSRTQTDATPYPLQGWSLLARLSGSPKSFGSYVSYEQLYLRGKYIHEFGGGRFLLRSEIGATKVNDFDELPTSVRFFAGGGTSVRGYDYKSLGRKVDAIDNKTGLEKRDEKTGEIIQEVIGGKNVLVTSVEYDYRVRPNWAVAAFYDVGNASDDFNFDLKHGAGLGLRWISPIGPVRIDVARALDDNKAWNLHISMGPDL; this is encoded by the coding sequence ATGATTCGATTATTTCCTCAATTGCTTTTGCGCTTTTTTCTTGCGCCAGGCTTTGTTATTTTCTGTTTGCCAGTGTTAGCGGCACCTTCACCTCAAATTCATATTGACGGCGGTTCTGGCGAGTTGCGGGACAATATTCGCCAGTATCTGACTATCGCGGAAGAATCCTGTGCTGCTCCGGATTGGCGACTTAAATCCTTGTTGCTGGAAGGTGAGGATGAAATAAAAAAAGCGGCTCAAGCGCTGGGCTACTATCAACTCACTTTTTCTACCGATCTCAAACAGACCAATGATTGCTGGCAACTGGATATTCAATTAACGCCGGGTGAACAAGTAAAAATTACCGAGTTCACGTTGAATATTCGCGATGACGGTGCGCAGGGCGACGTATTTAAAGAACTCTACGATAAGCCTGATATGCGTATTGGCGACAGCTTGCACCACGGCCGCTATGAAAACTTTAAAAACCGGATCACGACACTGGCAACCAGTCATGGATATTTTGATGGTCATTTTGATGTGGCTCGCGTCACAGTTAACGCCGCTGAAAATACTGCCTATGTAGAATTAATTTACAGCACGGGTACGCGCTATCGCATTGGCGAAATACACATAACGCACAATATTTTAAGCAAGGATTTTTTGGAAGGCTTTTTAAATGTTCATGAAGGTGAGTATTACGACACTGATAAATTATTGGAGTTAAAAAGTTATTACAATTCCAGTAATTATTTTTCCGTGGCAACAGCATCGCCAGATCTGCAAAACCTTCACGACCATAAGGTTGATATCAATATTCAGTTAGAGGAACGCAAACGTTTTGCTTATTCCATAGGTGCGGGTTTAAGTACGGACACGGGGCCGCGTGTTTTATTGGGGTTTGAAAACCGTTATGTCAACAAGGCGGGGCATAGCCTAAAAGCTGATTTAAGTGCATCTAACATAAAAAACACGGCACAGGTTGCCTATACAATTCCACTCGCTAATCCCTCTTACGAATTTTTAAAAGTTTACGCGGGTTACGATAAAGAAGTGACCGATGATACCTACAGTAATAAAAATACCTATGGCGTTAGTTATACCAATTATGAGCGTAACAAGTGGCTTCATACTTACGCTGTGAATGTAGAGAATGAAGATTTCGTGTTAGCAGGTAAAGAAAAATATACACATCTGCTAATCCCATCGGTCACTTTTTCGCGCACGCAGACGGATGCCACTCCATATCCGTTACAAGGTTGGAGTCTGCTGGCACGTCTCTCCGGTTCACCTAAATCCTTTGGTTCTTACGTGAGTTATGAACAGCTCTATTTGCGTGGAAAATATATTCATGAATTTGGCGGCGGTCGATTTTTATTGCGTAGTGAAATAGGCGCTACCAAAGTAAATGACTTTGATGAGTTGCCAACATCCGTACGCTTTTTTGCAGGGGGCGGAACCAGCGTGCGTGGTTATGATTACAAATCGCTAGGGCGAAAAGTTGATGCTATAGATAATAAAACCGGTTTGGAGAAAAGAGACGAAAAAACTGGCGAGATAATTCAGGAGGTTATCGGCGGTAAAAATGTGTTGGTCACTAGCGTTGAGTATGACTACCGCGTTCGCCCCAATTGGGCTGTTGCCGCGTTTTATGATGTCGGTAATGCATCAGACGATTTTAATTTTGATTTAAAACATGGTGCTGGCTTGGGGTTGCGTTGGATTTCACCTATAGGCCCAGTGCGAATTGATGTGGCGCGTGCGCTGGATGATAACAAAGCGTGGAATTTGCACATTAGCATGGGGCCGGATTTATAA
- a CDS encoding translocation/assembly module TamB domain-containing protein, whose amino-acid sequence MKLPRLNSFSRLKKYLIGFILFLSILIALLSSLMSTEVGSHWVVRKIANSLELKLGDLHGNLLSGLDVSSFSYQRDGVSVQGEKLSFRWQPSGLLYTSINVGSLSAEKIRIKLPPSKNEPEPENYQWPSLAQPVRIKLTKINLHDIQIQQGETLIPIASVTGSLGLGSFHLRAQDFSIANKQGQINLNGAMGLRYPYGLDLNADWQLKDKSISAETLVGRVKLGGDIKTLKLEQALSQPLVMKLTANISPALHQPKFSPTADINLVWSEQKLPAGWADYINFKVNTDPQSTSTPKQNLNGTTQGQVKIAGWLNAFKLNSQIQAATDANRLVLVGSAQGGFNEKDKVVSANIEKLSLLAQTNLDSDGSRDGSVNSNSIVLNGNIRGFKSWQWNLNVQSEHFNLNHIIENWPSDLQASMNVSGAYDPQQKNNLSNGLNLALKKINVQGDLRGLAVSARGQVDFDGTHWSSSDANLAIGANQILLKGKTGDELAVEWKIDAPLLAQIDPGIRGSIVSSGTITGDKANPRIHIKGQVNQFSWRDYAVQNLSLGLNPKADMQNYDLVLDASHVQLQAQHIARINVKGQGSLAQHSIQGRLESPDLGNADLTVNSSWENEIWRGKLQAFTLNIKKMPPWSLSSAAQIEINTQANKKSADLGKLCMTTTKISGQDQPMLCVAGQWNPAAGLKVESELTAVPVSQFQAWFKPEAILSGSLDGQLKLQTPPAKPMVMDAHLRTRDAKLIYQFQGGKVETYPLQKGTIDASIKNDQLSASMQMDWARYGQINADTKYSLKDKKIQGKFSAALNDLAPLESLLPFLNDVQGSASANITIAGTSDKPEVFGNIALNNGSANLPKLGLILRDASLQVSAQRAGPVHVEGQITSGDGTLMLRGDLQNPGTPQWSWQSNIYGANIRFIEQPQMTATLSPNLKLSANADAINLTGSTEIPWARAALKTLPSSATRVSSDVVVIENEQQLATAGAKKSIPFFTNIILYFGDDVRFKGFGLDTQLLGKVNVLKEENRQTFVTGFVAVGKGNYKAYGQDLVIERGRLIFQGPYDNPGLDIRATRLLDEGMAGLEIGGTLQHPKSSVFAIPAATDSQAMAMLLTGKKLSESSQADAYSLIGAISSLGMDNGEGMTSDIAHFFHIDEITVKADKGLDQSALWMGKYVTPKLFIRYIVGLFDQTFSLGVRYQLSEKLRLEAESGKNQSVDVIYKIER is encoded by the coding sequence ATGAAGCTACCACGTCTTAATTCATTCTCGCGCCTTAAAAAGTATCTCATCGGATTTATTTTATTCCTGAGTATTTTAATTGCATTGTTAAGTAGCCTTATGTCTACCGAAGTGGGTAGTCATTGGGTGGTGCGAAAAATTGCCAACAGTCTCGAGCTTAAATTAGGCGATCTGCACGGAAATTTATTGTCTGGATTGGATGTATCCAGCTTTAGTTATCAGCGAGATGGTGTTTCAGTTCAAGGAGAAAAATTGTCCTTTCGTTGGCAGCCGAGCGGGCTGTTATACACATCGATAAATGTTGGTTCCCTGTCTGCAGAAAAAATTCGTATTAAATTGCCGCCCTCAAAAAATGAACCGGAGCCGGAGAATTATCAATGGCCAAGTTTGGCGCAACCTGTTCGCATTAAATTAACAAAAATTAATTTGCACGATATACAAATTCAACAGGGCGAAACCCTAATTCCCATAGCATCAGTGACTGGTAGTTTAGGCTTGGGTTCGTTTCATTTGCGTGCGCAAGATTTTTCTATTGCCAACAAGCAGGGGCAGATTAACCTTAATGGTGCTATGGGGTTGCGCTATCCCTACGGCCTGGATTTGAACGCGGACTGGCAGCTAAAAGATAAATCTATATCGGCCGAAACATTGGTCGGTAGGGTTAAATTAGGCGGCGATATTAAAACGCTGAAATTGGAACAAGCTTTATCGCAACCGCTTGTTATGAAATTAACGGCAAATATTTCGCCAGCGCTACATCAACCGAAGTTCTCGCCTACTGCTGATATAAATCTAGTGTGGTCCGAACAAAAATTGCCGGCTGGATGGGCAGATTATATTAATTTTAAAGTTAATACTGACCCACAATCTACATCAACGCCTAAACAAAACCTAAATGGCACAACGCAAGGTCAGGTTAAAATTGCAGGCTGGTTGAATGCATTTAAATTGAACAGCCAGATTCAAGCGGCGACTGATGCTAACCGTCTTGTATTGGTGGGAAGTGCGCAAGGAGGTTTTAACGAGAAGGATAAAGTCGTTAGCGCTAATATAGAAAAACTTAGTTTGCTCGCGCAAACCAATTTGGATTCAGATGGTTCCAGAGATGGATCAGTGAATAGCAATTCAATTGTGCTCAATGGCAATATCCGTGGTTTTAAATCATGGCAGTGGAATTTAAATGTGCAAAGCGAGCATTTCAATCTTAATCATATTATTGAAAATTGGCCGAGCGACTTGCAAGCTTCAATGAATGTTAGCGGAGCTTATGATCCCCAGCAAAAAAACAATCTATCCAATGGTTTAAATCTCGCGCTGAAAAAAATAAATGTGCAAGGTGATTTGCGCGGGCTCGCTGTTTCTGCCCGCGGCCAGGTTGATTTTGATGGAACCCATTGGAGTTCGTCCGACGCTAATCTTGCGATTGGTGCGAATCAAATTTTGTTAAAAGGTAAAACCGGTGATGAGCTGGCGGTAGAGTGGAAAATTGATGCGCCTTTGTTGGCACAAATCGATCCTGGTATACGCGGCAGTATTGTTTCCAGTGGGACCATTACAGGTGATAAAGCTAATCCGCGGATTCACATAAAAGGTCAGGTTAATCAATTTTCATGGCGCGATTATGCCGTGCAAAATTTGTCGCTTGGTTTGAATCCCAAAGCGGATATGCAGAATTATGATTTGGTGTTAGATGCCTCGCATGTACAACTACAGGCGCAACATATTGCGCGTATTAATGTGAAAGGTCAGGGTTCACTCGCGCAACATAGCATTCAAGGCCGGCTTGAAAGCCCGGATTTAGGTAATGCGGATTTAACAGTAAACAGCAGTTGGGAAAACGAAATATGGCGTGGCAAGTTACAAGCCTTTACGCTAAATATTAAAAAAATGCCGCCCTGGAGTTTATCGTCAGCGGCCCAAATAGAAATCAATACGCAAGCCAATAAAAAATCGGCAGACTTAGGCAAGCTCTGCATGACCACCACCAAAATCAGTGGACAAGATCAGCCTATGCTATGCGTTGCTGGGCAATGGAATCCAGCAGCAGGTTTGAAAGTTGAAAGCGAATTAACGGCGGTTCCTGTCAGTCAATTCCAGGCCTGGTTTAAGCCGGAAGCTATATTAAGTGGCTCGCTGGATGGTCAACTTAAATTGCAAACACCACCCGCCAAACCCATGGTTATGGATGCGCATTTGCGCACGCGCGATGCAAAGCTTATATATCAATTTCAAGGCGGCAAGGTGGAAACCTATCCACTGCAAAAAGGCACTATTGATGCATCGATTAAAAACGATCAATTAAGCGCGAGTATGCAAATGGATTGGGCGCGTTACGGGCAAATTAATGCCGATACCAAATATTCGCTCAAAGATAAAAAAATCCAGGGAAAATTTTCTGCCGCATTAAATGATTTGGCGCCGCTGGAAAGTTTGTTACCTTTTTTAAATGATGTTCAAGGCTCGGCCTCAGCCAACATTACTATTGCAGGTACTTCAGACAAGCCAGAAGTTTTTGGCAATATTGCGTTAAATAATGGCAGCGCCAACTTACCCAAGTTGGGTTTAATTTTACGCGATGCGTCTTTGCAAGTAAGCGCGCAGCGCGCGGGCCCGGTACATGTGGAAGGGCAAATAACCTCGGGTGACGGTACTCTCATGCTGCGCGGTGATTTGCAAAACCCGGGTACGCCACAATGGTCGTGGCAAAGCAATATTTATGGAGCCAATATTCGTTTTATTGAGCAGCCGCAAATGACCGCCACCCTTAGCCCTAACTTAAAATTGTCAGCAAATGCCGATGCAATTAATTTAACCGGCAGCACGGAAATTCCCTGGGCGCGAGCCGCGCTAAAAACCTTGCCATCGTCGGCGACGCGTGTGAGCAGTGATGTCGTGGTGATTGAGAATGAGCAGCAGCTTGCAACAGCAGGCGCAAAAAAATCTATTCCCTTTTTTACCAACATCATTCTCTATTTTGGTGATGATGTGCGCTTTAAAGGTTTCGGATTGGATACGCAATTGCTTGGCAAAGTGAATGTGTTGAAAGAAGAAAATCGCCAAACTTTTGTGACAGGTTTTGTAGCGGTAGGTAAGGGTAATTACAAAGCATACGGGCAAGATTTGGTTATCGAACGTGGTCGTTTGATTTTCCAGGGGCCTTACGATAATCCTGGGTTGGATATTCGCGCTACAAGACTATTGGATGAAGGCATGGCCGGGTTGGAAATTGGCGGCACTTTGCAACATCCAAAAAGTAGTGTCTTCGCGATTCCCGCCGCAACCGATAGCCAAGCCATGGCAATGCTGTTAACCGGAAAAAAATTATCTGAATCTTCGCAGGCAGATGCCTATTCTTTAATTGGCGCCATCAGCAGTTTGGGAATGGATAATGGCGAAGGAATGACTTCAGATATAGCGCACTTTTTCCATATCGATGAAATTACCGTTAAAGCAGATAAAGGCCTGGATCAAAGCGCCTTGTGGATGGGTAAATACGTGACCCCAAAATTATTTATTCGCTACATTGTCGGCTTATTTGACCAAACGTTTTCGCTTGGCGTACGTTATCAATTGAGCGAAAAATTACGGCTTGAAGCTGAGTCAGGCAAAAATCAAAGCGTGGACGTAATTTATAAAATTGAGCGTTAG